In a genomic window of Saccharothrix sp. HUAS TT1:
- the hrcA gene encoding heat-inducible transcriptional repressor HrcA gives MNADERRFEVLRAIVADYVSNQEPVGSKALVERHNLGVSSATVRNDMASLEEDGYITQPHTSAGRVPTDKGYRLFVDRLSEVKPLSTPERKAIQNFLEGAYDLDDVLRRSVRLLAQLTRQVAVVQYPTLSRSTVRHIEVLAITPARLMLVLITDTGRVDQRSVDLGDVISEDNVARVRSMLNGAMVGKPLSHASAEVAKLPDESPGELRDIVLRVSTVLIESLVEHPEERLVLGGTANLTRNVADFPGSLRQVLEALEEQVVVLKLLATARDPGRILVHIGEENEAAEMRSTSIVSIGYGSRDNLLGGMGVVGPTRMDYPGTMAAVRAVANYVGEILTGR, from the coding sequence GTGAACGCCGATGAGCGCCGGTTCGAGGTACTGCGCGCGATCGTCGCCGACTACGTCTCCAACCAGGAGCCGGTCGGCTCGAAAGCCCTGGTCGAGCGGCACAACCTGGGCGTTTCGAGCGCGACCGTGCGCAACGACATGGCCTCGCTGGAGGAGGACGGCTACATCACCCAGCCGCACACCAGCGCCGGCCGCGTGCCCACCGACAAGGGCTACCGCCTGTTCGTGGACCGGCTCAGCGAGGTCAAGCCGCTGTCCACGCCCGAGCGCAAGGCCATCCAGAACTTCCTCGAAGGCGCCTACGACCTGGACGACGTGCTGCGCCGCAGCGTCCGGCTGCTCGCCCAGCTGACCCGCCAGGTCGCCGTGGTGCAGTACCCGACGCTCAGCCGCTCCACCGTCCGGCACATCGAAGTGCTCGCCATCACACCCGCCCGGCTCATGCTGGTGCTGATCACCGACACCGGCCGGGTCGACCAGCGCTCGGTCGACCTCGGCGACGTGATCAGCGAGGACAACGTGGCCAGGGTCCGGTCCATGCTCAACGGCGCCATGGTCGGCAAGCCGCTGTCGCACGCCTCCGCCGAGGTGGCGAAGCTGCCCGACGAGTCGCCCGGCGAGCTGCGCGACATCGTGCTGCGGGTCAGCACCGTGCTCATCGAATCGCTGGTGGAGCACCCCGAGGAGCGCCTGGTGCTGGGTGGCACCGCGAACCTCACCCGCAACGTGGCAGACTTCCCCGGTTCGCTGCGCCAGGTGCTGGAGGCGCTGGAGGAGCAGGTCGTGGTGCTCAAGCTGCTCGCCACGGCCCGCGACCCCGGTCGGATCCTCGTGCACATCGGCGAGGAGAACGAAGCGGCCGAGATGCGCAGCACCTCGATCGTGTCCATCGGCTACGGCAGCCGGGACAACCTGCTCGGCGGCATGGGAGTGGTGGGGCCCACCCGCATGGACTACCCCGGCACGATGGCGGCGGTGCGAGCGGTCGCCAACTACGTGGGGGAGATCTTGACCGGACGGTGA